In the Paenibacillus pabuli genome, one interval contains:
- a CDS encoding beta-mannosidase, with product MKKNDSSQDLSGQWKIQHFEVGEKRAMDIAAAALDDRFWVGAEVPGDVHSALVARRVIDPPYYGHNDAKSRWIEQKEWWYRSTFNLVKGEEDQEYFELVFEGLDTFATVYVNGHEVGKTANMLMSHTFNVTTLVRHGWNAIAVRFDPLSLHNRDKETFDWSSYTKERPWLRKAAMNFGWDWGPRMVTVGIWGPVRLERRRMAKLDSVFARTESVSQGQAVINVTAEVKSVMSFRSRQQLKQAVITTCDVRLLDAGGDEVVRADALTVQGGQADTTLIVPSPQLWWTHDLGEPYLYTLEVILYADGTEVDRYSEPYGIRTIELALHNEQGEDAFAFILNGIKIYAKGANWIPADHLIGAISPSRYRELIELSVEGNMNMLRVWAGGIYEKDVFYDECDRQGVLVWQDFAFANALFPDFNHDFMENVRCEVENNVIRLRNRASLALWCGNNEIDWLYDMKSASGDITSPFYGELIYHELIPEALERLDPSRPYWPSSPFGDKGGSDANDPDVGDRHNWQVWHGSVYPRKHGEPPLLDYSIEGVTFKNYKKDHALFSSEFGMHASANRYTLEKNMPEGQFYWGSPEMAYRNKDTNHQKGILLMEGYTGIPQNIEEYMNYSMLTQAEGLRYGIEHFRRIKHRNSGALVWQLNDSWPGTSWSMIDYELLPKASFYYGKTFFHPVLLSLEHEPGEPLALWVVNDKLEVLRGQLRVNVYQLNGENIYSNTLHVEVEAQSSSKVGALSEAAVLQGRRAEEVMIELVSEGFAAPLNRYFLRDPKDIVLPQSQLSVHVNEEEQSVTVTASGAIARLVKLELPLGRVRFSDNYFDLLPGESRTVYLRHPEKKSLPLQELRVSAMNGSEV from the coding sequence ATGAAGAAGAATGATTCTAGTCAGGATTTGTCAGGTCAATGGAAGATACAGCATTTTGAAGTCGGGGAAAAGCGGGCCATGGACATTGCGGCTGCTGCGCTGGATGACCGCTTCTGGGTCGGGGCGGAAGTGCCAGGGGATGTTCACTCGGCATTGGTGGCGAGGAGAGTCATTGATCCGCCATACTACGGACATAACGATGCCAAAAGCCGCTGGATCGAGCAAAAGGAATGGTGGTACCGCTCCACCTTTAACCTGGTGAAGGGGGAAGAAGACCAGGAGTATTTCGAACTTGTCTTCGAAGGTTTGGATACATTTGCAACGGTCTACGTGAACGGGCATGAAGTGGGGAAAACAGCCAACATGCTCATGTCCCATACCTTCAATGTAACGACACTGGTCCGTCATGGGTGGAACGCTATTGCAGTTCGATTCGATCCGTTATCTCTGCACAACCGTGACAAAGAGACATTCGATTGGTCATCCTATACGAAGGAACGGCCATGGCTGCGCAAGGCAGCAATGAATTTCGGCTGGGACTGGGGACCGCGCATGGTTACCGTTGGCATCTGGGGCCCAGTTCGGTTGGAGAGACGCAGGATGGCGAAGCTGGATAGTGTGTTTGCCCGGACCGAGTCCGTCAGCCAAGGACAGGCGGTTATCAACGTTACGGCAGAAGTAAAATCGGTGATGTCCTTCCGAAGCAGACAGCAACTGAAGCAGGCTGTGATCACGACGTGCGATGTCCGGTTGTTGGATGCGGGCGGTGACGAAGTGGTTCGGGCTGATGCGCTGACTGTACAAGGTGGACAGGCGGATACGACACTGATTGTGCCATCACCGCAATTATGGTGGACACATGATCTGGGTGAACCGTACTTATATACGCTGGAGGTCATTCTATACGCCGATGGAACTGAAGTAGACCGTTATAGCGAGCCCTATGGAATACGAACCATTGAACTTGCCCTCCACAATGAACAGGGAGAAGACGCATTTGCTTTTATATTGAATGGAATCAAGATATATGCCAAGGGAGCAAACTGGATACCTGCTGATCATCTGATCGGAGCCATCTCCCCCTCAAGATACCGGGAGCTTATTGAGCTAAGCGTGGAAGGAAACATGAATATGCTGCGAGTCTGGGCAGGCGGCATCTATGAGAAGGATGTCTTTTACGATGAGTGTGATCGGCAAGGGGTGCTGGTGTGGCAGGATTTTGCTTTTGCGAATGCATTATTTCCTGACTTCAATCATGATTTTATGGAAAATGTCAGATGCGAAGTTGAAAATAATGTGATCAGGCTGCGGAACCGGGCATCACTTGCCCTCTGGTGCGGCAATAACGAGATTGACTGGCTTTACGATATGAAGTCTGCCAGCGGAGACATTACCAGTCCGTTCTATGGGGAACTGATCTATCATGAGCTGATTCCTGAGGCACTGGAACGTCTGGATCCGTCCCGTCCGTATTGGCCGTCTTCGCCGTTTGGAGACAAGGGTGGCAGTGATGCTAATGATCCGGACGTGGGTGACCGTCACAACTGGCAGGTATGGCATGGTTCTGTTTATCCAAGAAAACACGGTGAACCGCCGCTGCTCGACTACAGCATTGAAGGTGTGACGTTCAAAAATTATAAAAAGGACCATGCCTTGTTCAGCAGTGAATTCGGCATGCATGCCTCGGCTAACCGCTATACGCTGGAGAAAAATATGCCTGAAGGGCAGTTCTACTGGGGCAGTCCGGAGATGGCCTATCGCAACAAGGATACCAATCACCAAAAGGGTATTCTTCTGATGGAAGGTTACACGGGAATTCCGCAAAATATTGAAGAGTACATGAACTACTCGATGCTGACTCAGGCGGAAGGCTTACGGTACGGAATTGAACATTTCCGGCGGATCAAGCACCGGAATAGTGGCGCGCTTGTGTGGCAGCTGAACGACAGCTGGCCGGGAACGAGCTGGTCCATGATTGATTATGAGCTGCTGCCCAAGGCATCCTTTTATTATGGGAAGACTTTCTTCCATCCGGTCCTGCTATCTCTGGAACATGAGCCAGGTGAGCCCCTTGCATTGTGGGTCGTGAACGATAAACTTGAGGTGTTAAGAGGACAGCTTCGGGTAAATGTATATCAATTGAATGGGGAGAACATCTACTCAAATACACTACATGTGGAAGTTGAAGCCCAATCTTCTTCAAAGGTCGGAGCATTAAGCGAGGCAGCCGTGTTGCAGGGCAGACGTGCGGAAGAAGTCATGATTGAACTGGTATCGGAGGGATTTGCTGCCCCGCTTAACCGATACTTTCTCCGTGATCCGAAGGATATCGTGCTGCCGCAGTCCCAGCTGAGTGTGCATGTGAATGAGGAGGAACAGTCAGTAACCGTCACAGCCAGCGGTGCCATTGCCAGATTGGTCAAACTGGAACTCCCGCTGGGACGTGTCCGGTTCAGTGACAACTATTTTGACTTGCTTCCAGGCGAGAGCCGAACAGTATATTTGCGTCATCCCGAGAAAAAGTCCCTGCCGCTGCAGGAGCTTCGGGTTAGTGCAATGAACGGCAGCGAAGTGTAA
- a CDS encoding helix-turn-helix domain-containing protein, producing the protein MRLLIVDDEVIIRTGLASVIAWSELGIDLLTPAASAEEALSRLAEERPHILMTDIRMTGKTGLELADEGLRLLPELEVIILSGYDDFSYAQQAIRQGVTDYLLKTSKPEEIIKTVLQAKQRVTDRWAEKSKEGRLLRENRQRLFERWVIEGDMNTGSCPAFLKPEAADLAVSSLDGCQAYQQVFVIRAQGWSRSSAALLRFAVQNMLEDMLPGAVTHIQKEQIIGVMQLTSRQQELQNILGTVVNHVERLLKCTLRAALGHPVCGEVHLHESYLTASAAFQYLGLLEDKIWSIEDVKHRKGGKTLLTHEEETVLGTLLLDNDPVTLTSWTRELVKGLMMDPEVTPESFNACLHSAVIAGHRWLVRTMRAIGREEPARYEPWLPEPDADAADLRDMLFHHLYGLMHTYYSQMGQGQATHVQKAIAYMESGLAQEISLQQVAGQIHLHPGHLSELFKKETGITFGDFVTNMRIRRAMEMLAVSPAKVSEVAAMSGYEDVKYFSRLFKKHTGKTPSEFREEAYAFKPSGS; encoded by the coding sequence ATGAGACTACTGATTGTTGATGATGAAGTTATCATCCGCACCGGACTTGCCAGCGTTATTGCCTGGAGCGAGCTGGGGATTGATCTCCTCACACCTGCAGCCTCGGCAGAAGAAGCGTTATCCCGGTTGGCTGAGGAACGTCCGCACATTCTGATGACTGACATCCGTATGACTGGCAAGACCGGGCTTGAGCTTGCAGATGAAGGGCTGCGATTGCTGCCAGAGCTGGAGGTCATTATTTTGTCCGGTTACGATGACTTCTCTTATGCTCAGCAGGCGATTCGCCAGGGCGTGACGGATTATTTGTTAAAAACGAGCAAACCGGAAGAAATCATCAAAACGGTTCTTCAGGCCAAACAAAGAGTTACGGACCGCTGGGCAGAGAAATCCAAGGAAGGGCGACTCTTACGGGAGAATCGACAGCGGTTGTTCGAACGGTGGGTTATTGAAGGTGATATGAATACAGGTTCGTGCCCAGCATTTTTGAAGCCGGAAGCGGCAGACCTTGCTGTTTCTTCATTGGATGGGTGTCAGGCCTACCAGCAGGTGTTCGTTATTCGTGCGCAAGGATGGAGTCGTTCTTCTGCTGCGCTTTTAAGATTTGCTGTGCAAAACATGCTGGAAGATATGCTGCCTGGTGCCGTTACCCATATTCAAAAGGAACAGATTATCGGCGTTATGCAGTTAACGAGCAGGCAGCAGGAACTACAGAACATACTGGGAACGGTAGTCAATCATGTAGAGCGGCTGCTGAAATGTACGCTGCGTGCAGCCTTAGGCCATCCGGTTTGTGGAGAGGTACACCTTCACGAAAGCTATTTAACGGCATCCGCAGCTTTTCAATATCTGGGTTTGTTGGAGGATAAGATCTGGAGCATCGAGGATGTAAAGCACCGCAAGGGTGGCAAAACATTACTCACGCATGAAGAGGAAACCGTGCTGGGGACGCTTTTGCTCGATAATGACCCTGTCACCTTGACCTCATGGACACGAGAGCTTGTAAAAGGTCTCATGATGGACCCAGAAGTAACGCCGGAATCGTTTAATGCCTGTTTGCATTCTGCGGTCATCGCAGGACACCGCTGGCTGGTTCGCACAATGCGTGCAATAGGAAGGGAAGAGCCTGCGCGATATGAACCATGGCTGCCGGAACCCGATGCAGATGCTGCGGACCTTCGGGATATGCTGTTTCACCATTTATATGGCCTGATGCATACATATTATAGCCAAATGGGCCAAGGGCAGGCTACGCATGTGCAAAAGGCCATTGCCTACATGGAATCCGGGTTGGCACAAGAAATCAGCCTTCAGCAGGTGGCAGGTCAAATCCATTTGCATCCGGGACATCTCAGCGAGCTGTTCAAGAAAGAAACAGGTATAACGTTTGGGGACTTTGTAACAAATATGCGTATACGGCGGGCAATGGAGATGCTGGCAGTCTCTCCTGCAAAAGTCAGTGAAGTCGCTGCCATGAGTGGATATGAAGACGTAAAATACTTTAGCAGGCTGTTCAAAAAACATACAGGCAAGACCCCGAGTGAATTTCGCGAAGAGGCATATGCATTCAAGCCTTCAGGAAGCTAG
- a CDS encoding cache domain-containing sensor histidine kinase — MGSWLTSSLQRKLSVVVTASMIVPLLALGLFAFLISSRITEQKTKLSGMDTLKQVEANLRYMLQDAENISIFLIGERDIQQYLSRNEDHELDRVDIVGRMTNLAASKKYIANIAIYPDRFDAVLTTATWYEPGTSDPPAPRGDAVKTWTGVYPVRNYAGIQNVITLLRPIRSIHDYRPIGWLAISLDEKAISKDWAALGLGRGEGRLELIGRSGEILSSMDKSRLGQTLEQVEPGVKTLIQQGESGTTTYGSGDNKRTLLYYPEQLTGWTLTGTVPYDQYKSENGYILILTAVAVVASAVICAGLVWFTVRRVTRPLRVLTRHLSRIDPDRPLPLFRSESDDEIGRLGESYNLLGAHIESLKEEVIRGEARKKEADLRALQAQINPHFLYNTLSSIHWIALMSKESRIADMVEGLSDFLRISLNNGKDFCPVGQEIAHIQHYVRVQSIRFPDKFSVHYIVDPALEQRMMLKLLLQPLVENAMVHGIQPKDGTGTITIMIRQDQDEARMNILVLDDGVGMEQERLEQLRERLPEVNPSAGGYGIHNVNERLLLHYGAVSQLEMDSRIGGGTRISFSIPFLEESP; from the coding sequence TTGGGAAGCTGGCTCACATCTTCGCTGCAGAGGAAGCTCTCGGTTGTCGTAACTGCCTCCATGATTGTGCCGCTTCTGGCGCTGGGTCTGTTCGCGTTTCTGATCTCTTCCCGCATTACCGAGCAGAAGACGAAACTGTCCGGTATGGACACACTGAAACAGGTGGAAGCCAATCTTCGCTATATGCTGCAGGATGCCGAGAATATTTCGATTTTCCTGATTGGAGAGCGCGATATTCAGCAGTATCTGAGCCGCAATGAAGATCATGAACTGGACCGCGTGGATATTGTCGGCAGGATGACCAATCTGGCAGCATCTAAGAAATATATTGCGAATATAGCGATATATCCGGATCGGTTTGATGCTGTACTGACAACTGCGACCTGGTATGAACCGGGTACTTCCGATCCTCCAGCTCCTCGTGGCGATGCGGTCAAAACGTGGACCGGCGTCTACCCGGTCCGCAACTATGCAGGGATACAAAATGTGATCACCTTATTGCGTCCCATCCGCAGCATTCATGATTATCGGCCCATCGGATGGCTCGCCATCAGCCTGGATGAAAAAGCGATTTCCAAAGACTGGGCCGCGCTTGGGCTTGGCAGGGGCGAAGGCCGTTTGGAGCTGATCGGACGATCTGGAGAGATCCTGTCTTCCATGGATAAATCCCGGCTTGGGCAGACGCTGGAGCAGGTCGAGCCGGGAGTGAAGACGCTGATTCAGCAAGGTGAGAGCGGGACAACCACGTATGGCAGCGGAGATAATAAACGGACGCTACTCTATTATCCGGAACAGCTGACGGGATGGACGTTGACCGGAACAGTACCTTACGATCAGTACAAGTCTGAGAACGGTTATATTCTGATACTCACGGCTGTAGCCGTAGTTGCTTCGGCTGTCATCTGCGCAGGACTTGTCTGGTTTACCGTCCGCCGCGTGACAAGGCCGCTCCGTGTGCTCACCAGGCATTTGTCCCGTATTGACCCGGATCGGCCGCTGCCCTTGTTCCGATCTGAAAGTGATGATGAGATCGGCAGACTGGGAGAGAGTTATAATCTGCTCGGCGCACATATCGAGAGCCTGAAGGAAGAGGTCATACGCGGTGAAGCCCGCAAGAAAGAAGCAGATCTCAGAGCACTTCAAGCACAGATCAATCCCCATTTTCTGTATAACACCCTTTCGTCCATTCACTGGATCGCCCTGATGTCGAAAGAGAGCCGGATTGCAGATATGGTAGAAGGCTTAAGTGATTTCCTGCGCATTAGCTTGAATAACGGCAAGGATTTCTGTCCGGTTGGACAGGAGATTGCCCATATTCAGCATTATGTGCGGGTGCAGTCCATCCGCTTCCCCGATAAATTTTCGGTGCATTATATTGTGGATCCCGCATTGGAGCAGCGGATGATGCTGAAGCTTCTGCTGCAGCCGCTTGTTGAGAATGCCATGGTACATGGTATTCAGCCCAAGGATGGCACGGGAACGATTACCATCATGATACGTCAAGACCAGGATGAAGCACGAATGAACATACTGGTGCTGGATGATGGCGTCGGCATGGAACAGGAGAGGCTGGAACAGTTGAGGGAAAGACTGCCGGAAGTGAATCCCTCTGCTGGTGGTTACGGGATTCACAACGTAAATGAGAGATTGCTGCTCCATTATGGTGCGGTCTCTCAACTTGAAATGGACAGCCGGATTGGCGGGGGGACCCGTATTTCATTTTCCATACCCTTTCTGGAGGAATCGCCATGA
- a CDS encoding carbohydrate ABC transporter permease has translation MPSPGRASSHPVRRLRSGIVWTLLTVYGILTLYPFYWLVISAFKTNEDFYSRPFGLPAQWNVANFSNAWESSKLGTAFGNSLVVSLGSLILTLFIAALASFILARFQFRWKGLVMTFFVVGMLIPIHSTLVPLFILMKQMSLLNTYWALILPYTAFALPTAIFVLTAYLTSVPRDIEEAAFIDGTGLWGLFTRIMLPMSVPALSTVTILSFLHAWNDFSFALVFINKTGLKTLPLAIANFADGYQTDYGLTLAAMTLSVIPTIILYLVFQEQVMKGMTAGAVKG, from the coding sequence ATGCCATCGCCGGGAAGAGCCTCAAGCCATCCGGTTCGCCGGCTACGCAGCGGAATTGTTTGGACGCTGCTGACGGTGTATGGTATTTTAACATTGTATCCGTTTTACTGGCTGGTGATTAGTGCGTTCAAAACGAATGAAGATTTCTACAGCAGACCATTTGGCTTGCCGGCCCAATGGAATGTGGCCAATTTCAGCAATGCATGGGAAAGCTCCAAACTGGGGACGGCGTTTGGCAACTCGCTGGTTGTATCTCTGGGATCATTGATTTTGACATTGTTTATTGCAGCTCTTGCTTCATTTATCCTGGCACGATTCCAGTTCCGCTGGAAAGGGCTGGTCATGACCTTTTTCGTTGTAGGCATGCTGATTCCCATTCATAGCACACTGGTTCCTTTGTTCATTTTAATGAAGCAGATGTCCCTGTTGAATACGTATTGGGCATTAATCCTGCCATATACGGCGTTTGCATTGCCAACAGCCATCTTTGTACTGACGGCTTATCTGACAAGTGTACCGCGTGATATTGAAGAGGCAGCTTTTATCGATGGAACAGGCCTGTGGGGACTGTTTACCCGAATCATGCTGCCGATGTCAGTGCCTGCGCTGTCCACCGTTACGATTTTGAGTTTTTTGCATGCTTGGAATGACTTTTCGTTCGCACTCGTGTTTATTAACAAAACAGGATTGAAAACGTTACCGCTGGCGATTGCAAACTTCGCAGACGGATACCAGACGGATTATGGATTAACACTGGCCGCCATGACGCTGTCGGTTATTCCGACCATTATTCTATACCTTGTTTTTCAGGAACAGGTTATGAAAGGCATGACGGCTGGAGCGGTTAAAGGGTAA
- a CDS encoding carbohydrate ABC transporter permease: protein MNALRSRRFIMLGLAPAVIIYALFVFVPVVWSAYYGFFNWSGIGESKYIGLNNYVEIWHDPVFWRALKNNVIFVLASVFGQIPLALMLAVILHKSNPLQRFLRSAVFLPMVLSTVVIGMIWQYIYHPQIGILNFLLDALGLESWKLQWLSDDKIAIFSLVPPLLWSFVGLYLIIFISALQNIPGEIHDAAKIDGASGIRKLVSISLPMIWGTVQVAIILCISGSLKSFDLVYIMTKGGPAHATELLATYMYNSTFTTYRYGFGSAISTTIVLISLLLIGTSQWVTSRKRKEN, encoded by the coding sequence ATGAACGCACTGCGCAGTCGTCGTTTTATCATGCTGGGGCTTGCTCCGGCAGTCATCATATATGCATTGTTTGTATTTGTGCCGGTTGTATGGTCAGCCTATTACGGCTTCTTCAACTGGTCCGGCATTGGGGAGTCCAAGTATATTGGTCTGAATAACTACGTGGAGATCTGGCATGACCCGGTATTCTGGCGAGCACTGAAAAACAACGTCATTTTTGTCTTGGCCTCCGTGTTTGGGCAGATTCCATTAGCGCTGATGCTGGCAGTCATATTGCACAAAAGTAATCCCCTGCAGCGCTTTCTGCGCTCCGCTGTCTTCCTGCCGATGGTTTTGTCTACGGTGGTCATCGGCATGATCTGGCAATATATCTATCATCCGCAGATCGGAATCCTGAACTTCCTGCTGGATGCGCTCGGGCTGGAGAGCTGGAAACTGCAATGGTTATCTGACGACAAGATAGCGATCTTCTCTCTGGTACCGCCACTGTTGTGGAGCTTCGTTGGTTTGTACCTTATTATTTTCATCTCTGCGCTGCAAAACATTCCGGGTGAAATTCATGATGCTGCCAAAATCGACGGCGCATCGGGTATCCGTAAGCTGGTGTCGATCTCTCTGCCCATGATCTGGGGCACCGTGCAGGTGGCGATCATTCTGTGCATTTCGGGCAGTCTGAAATCGTTTGATCTGGTGTACATCATGACCAAAGGTGGTCCAGCTCATGCAACCGAGCTGCTCGCTACGTATATGTATAATTCAACCTTTACGACCTACCGTTACGGTTTCGGTAGTGCGATCTCGACAACCATCGTACTGATCTCCCTGCTGCTCATCGGAACAAGCCAGTGGGTGACCAGTCGCAAGAGAAAAGAGAACTAG
- a CDS encoding extracellular solute-binding protein produces the protein MLRKWLSGFVAIALFSMVLAACSGGDASEGTGSNDKVTVTLWHNWTGQDAKAVAMRKIIEDFRSSHPDIEVVDEGLPTDGLKTRLRTVAAANEMPDLFVMWPDAMTKEFVKGDLLQPINTELDAKPEWKDNFIPNALDGYTVDGNIYSVPMNLAPSSFIYYNEALFKQYNVKVPETWAELEQAIATFNENKVIPMALGNKANWVAQSTIFSTLADRITGTDWFLKAAAQDGASFTDPQFIEALNKMQELGNNKAFQDGFNSIDETQMMQLYFQGKAAMVMNGGWALANLVNNAPAEVLDNTHITILPPVDGGQGEPRTTSGVVGTGLGVSKKLSGAQKEAAMELFYALAGPEGQKATLDSSTLVSYNIDLDKSKAHPLFVELYDLMQEVKINPVYDSKLGSATVEVINNGLQELLMGGKAEDIAAKIQAAQANATGN, from the coding sequence ATGTTAAGAAAATGGCTTTCGGGTTTTGTAGCAATTGCCTTGTTTTCGATGGTACTCGCGGCCTGCAGTGGCGGTGATGCTTCGGAAGGAACGGGCAGCAACGATAAAGTCACCGTTACGCTGTGGCATAACTGGACCGGACAGGATGCAAAGGCAGTAGCCATGCGAAAAATCATTGAAGATTTCCGGTCATCACATCCCGATATTGAAGTGGTGGATGAGGGCTTGCCTACAGACGGTCTTAAAACAAGGCTCCGTACAGTAGCAGCTGCGAACGAAATGCCGGACCTGTTTGTCATGTGGCCGGATGCCATGACCAAAGAGTTTGTAAAAGGTGATCTGCTACAGCCCATCAACACAGAGCTGGATGCAAAGCCGGAGTGGAAGGACAACTTTATCCCGAATGCACTGGATGGATACACAGTTGACGGGAACATCTACTCTGTGCCGATGAATCTGGCACCGAGTTCCTTCATTTATTACAATGAGGCGCTGTTTAAACAGTATAACGTCAAAGTTCCTGAAACATGGGCCGAGCTGGAGCAGGCCATTGCAACGTTTAATGAAAATAAGGTTATTCCAATGGCGCTGGGGAACAAGGCGAACTGGGTTGCACAATCAACGATCTTCAGTACGCTGGCTGACCGGATTACGGGTACAGATTGGTTTCTGAAAGCAGCGGCTCAGGATGGTGCCAGTTTTACCGATCCGCAGTTTATCGAGGCGTTAAACAAAATGCAGGAGCTTGGTAACAATAAAGCATTTCAGGATGGATTCAACAGTATTGACGAAACACAGATGATGCAGCTGTACTTTCAGGGGAAAGCAGCGATGGTCATGAATGGTGGATGGGCCCTCGCGAACCTGGTGAATAACGCACCTGCAGAAGTATTGGACAACACGCATATTACGATTCTTCCCCCAGTGGATGGTGGACAGGGAGAGCCAAGAACAACCTCAGGCGTGGTAGGTACCGGGCTTGGTGTAAGCAAAAAGCTGAGCGGTGCCCAAAAAGAGGCAGCCATGGAGCTGTTCTATGCCCTGGCAGGACCTGAAGGTCAGAAGGCTACGCTGGACAGCAGTACACTTGTCAGCTACAACATTGACCTGGACAAATCCAAGGCACATCCTTTGTTCGTGGAGTTGTATGACTTGATGCAGGAAGTGAAGATTAATCCGGTTTACGATTCCAAGCTGGGGTCGGCAACGGTTGAGGTCATTAATAACGGATTGCAGGAACTGCTGATGGGCGGCAAAGCGGAAGATATCGCTGCCAAAATCCAGGCTGCCCAGGCCAATGCCACAGGCAACTAA